One Hylaeus volcanicus isolate JK05 chromosome 8, UHH_iyHylVolc1.0_haploid, whole genome shotgun sequence genomic window, ATCGTATTAACTATTCATTAATGATCAACTGGCCTTcatttcaaaacatttaaacTATCACAATTTCTCTTGTGGTTTTCCTGTATTTTCACTCAAATGAATAGCCATCTCGCGGTGAACGggccgaactaattttcggagtttgatcagcgcctctatcgggaaaacgctcaagtttgtcctcaatAGTTCCTTTTTTCACTTCTAGATGGCGCTGTTTACCGTGCGTTTTACCGACCTGTCGATACATTACCATCATGTCGGTAAATAACACTGTTACcagcgccatctagcagtaaaATTAGGAACTattgaggacaaacttgggcattttcccgatagaggcgctgatcaAACTCCGAAAATAGTTCGGCctgttcaccgctagatggcaaCACCATTTCccgcgggaaatttgaatgtctatttatttattaaattaaagttcattAGAAGCATTTGTAGATACTATTAGAGTATTTTTCCtacaaattaatacatacagaGGCATGACTAACGTATTGAGTacgttttcaataaaatgacGATATCTTTTAACACTTGTAGAACTTGGTAGAATTCGAGTGGTCATGAGCGGCGGAATTCGGGAATACAATATATGGAAGTTAAGTGCGTGTATAAGGTTAATGTTTCGTGTTTGCggtgttttgtttaatttactatttatcGTTCGTTTTGAACTGTGGTTTGTGTAATGTGGAATCTTTTCGTTCTGTCAACGTGTATTCGTATTCCTTACATGCCTAATTTTTTACACGCACACAATGACTGTGAATGAATTCCTGAGATACTACGCGTCATGTGAGGTTATCTTGTGAAATTTCGTAActgtacaaaaagaaacataaataaacaatcgcGTATAATTTAGATCGTTTAAGTAAGTTTCCTTCGTGATGGATATTCCGGCGACACAAATTTGCGACGACTATGATTTTACTCCGACGCAGAAATTGTCTCATTCTACGCAGAATGATGCAAGCCGAGATGGAGTAATACAGGTAAatgcgattaaatatttttgtaaatttcattattgttaCAGTAATCGTTCGAATGCTATTGCAACTTAagcgtttttaaaattttaggtGGGAACATTGAATATTGGTTCCAACACGTACCCAATTAAGAAAGGAATTACCACGATTGGCAGACTACCAGAATGCAGTATCGTGTTAACTGATCAGGtaagttttttaattccatacaataattgtattctaaatgtttataatattcaagaaatttcttaaaataatataggaTTTACTTGGACAATTTTGTGacaacataaaattatacaatataatttatatgataCAGATTGGTAaggaaacatatttataattcttctCTGTTTGTACGTCCATCAGATGGACTGcttaatacattttcattgaatttgaTAGAGTTCCAAAAATCTTTCTGTCCAAAGTTTGCATCACTCTCCATAGAGATTTTGTCTGGTCCAGCTATGTGCAAGTAATTAAGTGCCTTTTCGTTTGGATTTAATCTAGGCCATTCTATGCCTCCCATATTTGGGACTCTAAATTGTAAAAGAAGAACACATAAGAATACCACAGAAtaatttccttaaattttttaCTCACCCATTAGTTGCAAATGATATCCATAACTCGATCAAAAGTTGTTGCATTTTACGATCATTCAGTGTTGTTGTGGCATCGAAATAAGGAGTATCCAAAACAGTGAATGCATCATCCCCATGAGACACACCTATAAAAAGTATCTAATGCATATAACTCTCCTTTttcttgatattattattcctaTCTATGTATTTAACCCACCATAATTAGTAGTAGATTTACTCTCGTATTCGCTCAAACTATGTGCGCCTCTGTACGAGAAATAGTAATACCAAACGGGCTGCTTATTAACGCTAGCTTGCATTCTGGCAGCTTTTTCACTGTCAACAACGAAAAACCGATCACCGGCTACTTTTATCAAAGGTTTCGTTGtcgtttcatcaattttttttgttccaaaatattgtttcttgaTGAGTCTAGCAACTTCAACGTGTTTCTCTTTAGGTAAAGTGTAATTATAATCGAGAAAATCTGGCGCGAGAACATCCCAATTGTCTTCCAAGGTTTTCAAGGCTTCCGGTATAGCGacaaattctgaaaaaaaaaatcgttttgAAAAAAGAGTAATTAATCATTATCGTACATTTCTTACCTGCAACTGGATACAATCCTTCTTCGCTGGTCACTCCAGTAATCCAAGGAATATCATGAACGTCGCCACTACTCACGATTTCAACAGGTGTACGATCGATGAACGGTTCATCTCCGTATCTTTCCGGAACTGGTCCGAATGGCGTGAACGGATTATAATAAAATCGCTAAAACCAAATTAtccgttttaaaaataaatcgagaaATTTGTAAAGTAGAGAATATATACCATAAATTCACTAGTGGATTCAACCATAGCTGTAGGCGGGCGATATCTCAAACACCGTACCATTTCCCTTGTATTACCTGTAGGGCAACCCATAAGGGCTGCCACGCGTTTGGACTTTTCCAACATATTTTCTGCCTGTGTCCAACAGTCAAAAGTTGTACCACTGATTGAAATACCACCTAACAGATTTCAGAAAGAAGAACCagtcattatttatttcatcgacaTGCGATAGGAAGTCTGTGATAACGTTTTCGATACCTTGGAAAAGACCAGCACTCATGGGCGATAAGTAGTGGTAATGAACGCTCGCGCCACCCGCGCTTAAACCGGCCAAAGTCACCTTCTTTGGGTCACCACCGAACCACTCGATGTTTTCCGACACCCATCTCAGAGCCATACTTTGATCCTTCAGTCCCATGTTACCGGGAACTACTTCGTTCTCTGTACTAAGGAAACCTACGAAAGAATCAGACTTGGACACATCGTCATTCTTCGCGTTAACAATGTTCACAATTAAGTAATTGTGTAATTAAGTACCTAATATACCCAGACGGTAATTGATTGTAACAACCACGACGTCATAATCCATAAGATATTTAGCGCCCATATCCTGCCCGCTACCGAACTGGAATGCCCCCCCGTGTATCCAGAAAATCACCGGCATCGGTTTGGTGGTCGTTCTCTCATGGGCTGGCACGTAAACGTTCAAATAGAGACAGTCCTCGGCACCGATTACCTTTTCGTATTGCGGTGGTTGGGGCGTTTGGGTGTATTGCAAGCATCGAGAACCGAACTTTGTTGCAGATAGTTCGCCCACCCAGGGAGGTAAACGATGAGGAGGCTAAACATTGACGCGGAATTAAGTAATCGCAgacttttcattcataattaacatttcaacACGACGAACTATCAATACAtcgattattttacaatatagAAGAGAAATTAGTTTAGAAAAATGTGTTAATTGCCTTGAATCGAAGCTTTCCTATCGGAGGCAACGCGTAAGGGATGCCTTCGTAGGCCTCGTACTGTCTTCCATTACCGGCGAGCTTATAACGTCCCTTGACGGCACCAAGGGGTGTTCTAACTCTTGGCCCGTCTTCCAGACCCCACGTGAAAGTCACAGATCCGAGCAGAAACAACAGACACCACGGTGTAGACATTTTCGATGCACTGAAGTCTTCTGTAACAGTAGTCCTGTATATAAATTAGCCAGTACGACAATCCCTACTCTCGGAGTTTCTTCGGTAATTGAAATGATGTGTTAGCGATAAGTTGCTATGTATAGTAACCTGGACGGTGGTTACTGCTGCTTATAACTGAAATATCTGTATGCGTATGATAAGATAAAGCAGATCGCTTGTGCTATGGAGGACGTAATTTGTTTTCGTGATACCGGCAAAACTCCATGAGAGATTTGATCCTTGCAGATCTCTTTGGTCCATAGAGACCTTGGagaataacttttatttttaacttttcgcAAAGTTAATACAAATTCCGTTGTTTCGATTTACGCGGCAGTAGGCGTCTATGCAATAACTGTCAGATATATTGTTTAGATGTGTCGATGTTTACGCCGTCGTTGACTCTCGGAGATAAGTTCCTTATCGCAATTTGTCCATTTACTGCAGGAGACATAGTTATAACATACaacataaattaaagtattgTCATTTATTATCCGCATAAATTTAGTGCAATGTATAATAGTATTATGGCAACGATGGTTAATTagcaaaaatattccttttaaTTGCAGACGGTGTCTAAGAAGCACGCAGAGATCGAGGCCAGCAGTCGCGAAACAGCGTGGATCTGCGATCTGAATTCCTCCAACAAAACGAGGCTCAATAACGTAATACAACTTTATCTTATTCGTATAACCGTGTTGCGACCCGGATCTTGTGACCCTTTAATTTAACCTAATGAACCCTCAATTGATGTGATGAAATCAGAATATTGTAGACTACAACGACGAGTCTTCTACTCAtctcgtaatatttttttcgcaGACGATTTTAAGGCCAGGCCGATGTTACGAACTGAAAGATGGAAACGAACTCAACTTTGGCACGGTACACGCAATTTACAATGTGTATCCTCCAATGGACGATTCCGTGGTCCCGGAAACACCGGCACCAAATCGTCAAAAAAATATGATCATTCCAGGAACACCTGACTCGTCATTGGTAACTATTCCGTATTGTCCCAGATTGCTAATTGAAGTCATCGGTAGGACTTACCTGGCAGATTTTGCCTTAATTCTTATCTGGTACTATTACGCGTTTCTTGAGTAGTTTAAAAGTATTCTAGTAATTAGGTTGAAGAGATTATTCGACCGTGTAATAGCGTCACATCTTTGACAGGAATTGCCAGAATAAGTCTTATCTGTCAGTAATATTCGCGTTTGTCTCAGATTATTAGTATTACCAGATTATGACCTAATTGTAAGAGCATAGTATCTTCTACCTTAACTACGTTTTTTGTATATAGAGTAatatttcacagaaatatttgctaaaataaaattatttgagacTCTTTTTTTACCGTATGAAACTCAACTATCTACCCTAAACCATTACATGATCATATGTACTTTG contains:
- the LOC128881553 gene encoding carboxylic ester hydrolase-like isoform X1; this translates as MDQRDLQGSNLSWSFADISVISSSNHRPEDFSASKMSTPWCLLFLLGSVTFTWGLEDGPRVRTPLGAVKGRYKLAGNGRQYEAYEGIPYALPPIGKLRFKPPHRLPPWVGELSATKFGSRCLQYTQTPQPPQYEKVIGAEDCLYLNVYVPAHERTTTKPMPVIFWIHGGAFQFGSGQDMGAKYLMDYDVVVVTINYRLGILGFLSTENEVVPGNMGLKDQSMALRWVSENIEWFGGDPKKVTLAGLSAGGASVHYHYLSPMSAGLFQGGISISGTTFDCWTQAENMLEKSKRVAALMGCPTGNTREMVRCLRYRPPTAMVESTSEFMRFYYNPFTPFGPVPERYGDEPFIDRTPVEIVSSGDVHDIPWITGVTSEEGLYPVAEFVAIPEALKTLEDNWDVLAPDFLDYNYTLPKEKHVEVARLIKKQYFGTKKIDETTTKPLIKVAGDRFFVVDSEKAARMQASVNKQPVWYYYFSYRGAHSLSEYESKSTTNYGVSHGDDAFTVLDTPYFDATTTLNDRKMQQLLIELWISFATNGVPNMGGIEWPRLNPNEKALNYLHIAGPDKISMESDANFGQKDFWNSIKFNENVLSSPSDGRTNREEL
- the LOC128881553 gene encoding carboxylic ester hydrolase-like isoform X2, which produces MDQRDLQGSNLSWSFAEDFSASKMSTPWCLLFLLGSVTFTWGLEDGPRVRTPLGAVKGRYKLAGNGRQYEAYEGIPYALPPIGKLRFKPPHRLPPWVGELSATKFGSRCLQYTQTPQPPQYEKVIGAEDCLYLNVYVPAHERTTTKPMPVIFWIHGGAFQFGSGQDMGAKYLMDYDVVVVTINYRLGILGFLSTENEVVPGNMGLKDQSMALRWVSENIEWFGGDPKKVTLAGLSAGGASVHYHYLSPMSAGLFQGGISISGTTFDCWTQAENMLEKSKRVAALMGCPTGNTREMVRCLRYRPPTAMVESTSEFMRFYYNPFTPFGPVPERYGDEPFIDRTPVEIVSSGDVHDIPWITGVTSEEGLYPVAEFVAIPEALKTLEDNWDVLAPDFLDYNYTLPKEKHVEVARLIKKQYFGTKKIDETTTKPLIKVAGDRFFVVDSEKAARMQASVNKQPVWYYYFSYRGAHSLSEYESKSTTNYGVSHGDDAFTVLDTPYFDATTTLNDRKMQQLLIELWISFATNGVPNMGGIEWPRLNPNEKALNYLHIAGPDKISMESDANFGQKDFWNSIKFNENVLSSPSDGRTNREEL